One genomic window of Methanosphaera sp. ISO3-F5 includes the following:
- a CDS encoding cyclophilin-like fold protein, with protein MKNNTTIKLKINNQETTAHMINNPTSDEFLQLLPLQLDLKDLFGREKYAELPSTLTANTPRTSTYEVGYIAYYKPTNSIAIYYEDDHQEIPEGIIPLAIIDNNIDLFKENNTHLTIEQSP; from the coding sequence TTGAAAAACAATACAACAATAAAACTAAAAATAAACAACCAAGAAACAACAGCACATATGATAAATAATCCCACATCAGATGAATTCCTACAGTTATTACCATTACAACTGGACTTAAAAGATTTGTTCGGCAGAGAAAAATATGCTGAACTACCCAGTACACTAACAGCTAATACTCCACGTACAAGCACATACGAAGTAGGATACATAGCATACTATAAGCCTACAAACTCAATAGCAATATACTATGAAGATGATCATCAGGAAATACCTGAAGGAATCATACCCCTTGCAATAATAGACAATAACATAGACTTATTCAAGGAAAACAACACACACCTAACAATAGAACAAAGCCCCTGA
- a CDS encoding Ig-like domain repeat protein, giving the protein MNNKHIKTILLLLLVTVILTSAVNATKVSNDTSNTDTTQKKVALNDKTIIKTGNTNITPKKEEVSINKENKSNKKYKTESNTYTVNYFKPLKNILTSDKYDNLTININSDIKFIESITLSESISHLTINGNNKKFNAYHKHSFLNISNKSCVNIKNLELYNYGFQPDSFYGAFSNYGELILENVTLKYSSLWMNAIINYGNLSIYDSILGNNLVDEGIGGAIYNHANLTVNNTTFIDNQVTWSGAAIENEGNAVINNSIFKNNMALVNFGGAIGNLNNMSIYNTIFDNNQVPYEYSMGGAIYNEKYLYLCNCSFKNNWAWYGGAICNTKYLEIINSTFEKNQAYESGGAVDSNKLILENNLFYQNSAKDGGAVCTANNMTITNNTFIENSANESGGAIAVFGHNYTKNSINSNIFIKNIALNGSAIYNNATKINIIQNRFIQNNLINSTITNNNILVNNTPLTLENNINFTNTYYPGQIETLKNCYIADNIVNDNQTETRLTIPTYKQKQYKQKVTITGKLKDKNGKLIKNATIQIKVNNKTFNTRTNNEGIYKYLIKASIIGTNNITVTYKGNKDYQKTTNKTTFKVSASKTRLTIPTYKQKQYKQKVTITGKLKDNYNNIIKNAKIKIKVNNKIYNTKTDNKGIYKTIITANKVGTSTVTVTYQGNKYYQTVTKKTTFKTFARAIKITVNKISTTTKGKTIKITGKLTDNKGTILKNTKIKIKINTKTVTAKTNNKGVYTYNYKASNKGSIKVTVIYPGNKNYKTSNAKTTFKVK; this is encoded by the coding sequence ATGAATAACAAACATATTAAAACCATTTTATTGTTGTTATTAGTTACAGTAATACTAACCAGTGCAGTAAATGCAACAAAAGTATCCAATGATACAAGCAATACTGATACAACACAAAAAAAAGTAGCACTGAACGATAAAACAATTATAAAAACAGGTAATACTAATATAACACCCAAGAAAGAAGAAGTATCCATAAATAAAGAAAACAAATCCAATAAAAAATATAAAACAGAAAGTAACACATATACTGTAAATTATTTTAAACCACTAAAAAACATATTAACAAGTGACAAGTATGATAATCTAACAATTAACATAAATTCAGACATTAAATTCATTGAATCAATAACACTCAGCGAATCAATATCCCATTTAACTATCAATGGAAACAACAAAAAATTTAACGCATATCATAAACATTCGTTTCTAAATATTTCAAATAAAAGTTGTGTTAATATTAAAAACCTGGAACTCTACAATTATGGCTTTCAACCTGATAGTTTTTATGGAGCATTCTCAAATTATGGTGAATTAATATTAGAAAACGTGACTCTAAAATACAGTAGTCTTTGGATGAATGCAATCATAAATTATGGAAATCTGTCCATTTATGATTCAATATTAGGCAATAACCTGGTCGACGAGGGCATTGGTGGAGCCATCTATAATCATGCTAATTTAACAGTTAATAACACCACATTTATTGATAATCAGGTAACATGGTCTGGCGCAGCAATAGAAAATGAGGGAAATGCAGTAATCAATAATTCAATTTTCAAAAATAACATGGCTCTTGTTAATTTTGGTGGAGCAATTGGAAATCTTAACAACATGTCTATATATAACACAATATTTGACAATAATCAAGTTCCATATGAATATTCAATGGGTGGGGCAATATACAATGAGAAATATTTATACCTATGTAACTGCTCATTTAAGAATAACTGGGCATGGTATGGTGGTGCAATATGCAATACCAAATATTTGGAAATAATTAATTCCACTTTCGAAAAAAATCAGGCATATGAGTCTGGTGGTGCAGTAGACAGTAATAAATTAATATTAGAAAATAATCTTTTTTATCAAAACAGTGCAAAAGATGGTGGTGCAGTATGCACAGCAAACAATATGACAATTACAAATAATACTTTTATAGAAAATAGTGCAAACGAATCCGGAGGAGCAATAGCAGTATTTGGACATAATTACACAAAAAACTCTATTAATTCTAACATTTTCATAAAAAACATTGCACTTAACGGATCAGCAATATACAACAATGCAACAAAAATCAACATCATACAGAACAGATTCATACAAAACAATTTAATAAATTCCACCATAACAAACAATAACATTCTAGTTAATAATACTCCACTTACTTTAGAAAACAATATAAACTTTACAAACACTTACTACCCCGGACAAATAGAAACATTAAAAAATTGTTACATAGCAGACAATATAGTAAATGATAACCAAACAGAAACCAGACTAACAATACCAACATATAAACAAAAACAATACAAACAAAAAGTAACAATCACGGGAAAACTCAAAGACAAAAATGGAAAACTAATCAAAAACGCCACAATACAAATAAAAGTAAACAACAAAACGTTCAACACAAGAACCAATAACGAAGGAATCTATAAATATTTAATTAAAGCATCAATAATAGGTACAAATAACATAACAGTTACCTATAAAGGAAACAAAGATTACCAAAAAACAACAAATAAAACCACATTCAAAGTATCTGCAAGCAAAACCAGACTAACAATACCAACATACAAACAAAAACAATACAAACAAAAAGTAACAATCACAGGAAAACTCAAAGACAATTACAATAACATAATAAAAAATGCAAAAATCAAAATAAAAGTAAACAACAAAATATACAACACCAAAACAGACAACAAAGGAATATACAAAACAATAATCACAGCCAACAAGGTAGGAACAAGTACTGTGACAGTAACATACCAGGGAAACAAGTACTACCAGACAGTTACCAAGAAAACAACATTCAAAACCTTTGCAAGAGCAATAAAAATAACAGTCAACAAGATAAGCACAACCACCAAGGGCAAAACAATAAAAATAACAGGTAAACTAACAGACAACAAGGGAACAATACTCAAAAACACTAAGATAAAAATCAAGATCAACACGAAAACCGTAACAGCTAAAACCAATAATAAAGGAGTATACACTTATAACTATAAAGCAAGCAATAAAGGAAGCATTAAAGTAACAGTAATATACCCTGGAAACAAAAACTACAAGACCAGTAATGCTAAAACCACATTCAAAGTAAAATAA
- a CDS encoding VOC family protein, with protein MVHEMIRVYDLERSLKFYAEALGMKESRRVEKPEGKFTLVYLKDGESDFELELTYNYDPEKPYDIGTGYGHIAVYVDDLEQAREEHLKKGYTVGPFKGLTEGVKEYYFLTDPDGYQIEVMQRK; from the coding sequence ATGGTACATGAAATGATAAGAGTATATGACCTAGAACGTTCACTGAAATTCTATGCTGAAGCACTAGGCATGAAAGAATCAAGACGAGTAGAAAAACCAGAAGGAAAATTCACACTAGTATACCTGAAAGATGGAGAATCAGACTTTGAACTAGAACTAACATACAATTATGATCCAGAAAAACCATACGATATAGGAACAGGCTATGGTCACATAGCAGTTTACGTGGATGACCTGGAACAAGCACGAGAAGAACACCTGAAAAAGGGTTATACTGTAGGACCATTCAAAGGATTAACCGAAGGAGTAAAAGAATATTACTTCCTAACAGATCCGGACGGATACCAAATTGAAGTAATGCAAAGAAAATAA
- a CDS encoding right-handed parallel beta-helix repeat-containing protein, with product MKYRNILTLLVILSLIILILPSFSAKDEANNDKTGTNPIMDAIDETMTNINNFFNAGGDETIDVHSYKELAKVIANKTKEKSEKTYVINLQDGDYNITKKIYCGSRDVSFKINGNGHTIDGNGNKQFMDVKGNLEINNLRIINTKNQTNESGAICMVSSSDLKIDNCTFENNHGDIKGGAITSRGKTTITNTVFVNNTCELTGGAIWSTGEYGGTLILKNNTFRQNNANAKNDHERTSVVYMVSKGNNVIENNVFENNTGRCIHSFMYTSSKVVNNTFRNNNLTFKEVIRGGVIDNYESDITIQDNIFINDNTNGELRGGLLYHEVGHLDFINNTICDTHTQTGHITNETCSKGGLIFNRNATANIEENTFNNTVNANLTWGGVIYNNIGNISLKNNQFINRVNGEHIKGMAIYNDVNAKTLISGDKFETKYNGSIDTENQENKFIYNSDVINSEGPGTRGITEYEDVS from the coding sequence ATGAAATATAGAAATATATTAACATTGTTAGTAATTTTGTCATTAATAATTTTAATTCTACCATCATTTTCTGCAAAAGATGAAGCAAATAATGATAAAACAGGCACTAACCCTATAATGGATGCTATAGATGAAACAATGACAAATATAAATAATTTCTTCAACGCTGGTGGCGATGAAACAATTGATGTTCATAGTTATAAGGAATTAGCAAAGGTTATAGCTAATAAAACAAAAGAAAAAAGCGAGAAAACCTATGTAATTAACTTACAAGATGGTGATTATAATATCACGAAAAAAATATATTGTGGAAGCAGGGATGTATCCTTCAAAATTAATGGTAACGGCCATACTATTGATGGAAACGGGAACAAACAGTTCATGGATGTTAAGGGAAACTTAGAAATTAATAATTTAAGAATAATAAACACAAAGAATCAGACTAATGAATCTGGGGCTATTTGTATGGTTTCCAGTTCTGATTTGAAAATAGATAACTGTACCTTTGAAAACAATCATGGAGACATTAAGGGTGGAGCAATTACCAGTCGTGGAAAGACTACTATTACTAACACAGTGTTTGTTAACAATACCTGTGAATTGACTGGTGGAGCCATATGGAGTACTGGTGAGTATGGTGGAACTTTAATACTTAAGAACAATACCTTTAGACAAAATAATGCAAATGCAAAGAATGATCATGAAAGAACTTCAGTAGTATACATGGTATCTAAGGGAAATAATGTTATTGAAAACAATGTCTTCGAGAACAATACTGGTAGATGTATACATTCCTTCATGTACACTAGCTCTAAGGTAGTGAATAATACTTTCCGGAACAATAATTTAACCTTTAAGGAAGTAATTCGTGGAGGAGTAATTGATAATTATGAATCTGATATCACTATTCAGGATAATATTTTCATCAATGATAATACTAATGGTGAACTTAGGGGTGGATTATTATATCATGAAGTTGGACATTTAGATTTTATAAATAATACTATTTGTGATACTCATACTCAGACTGGTCATATTACTAATGAAACGTGTAGTAAGGGTGGATTAATCTTTAATCGTAATGCTACTGCAAATATTGAGGAAAATACTTTTAATAATACGGTGAATGCTAACCTCACTTGGGGTGGTGTTATATATAATAATATAGGTAATATTTCACTTAAAAATAATCAGTTCATAAATAGGGTGAATGGTGAGCATATTAAGGGTATGGCTATTTATAATGATGTGAATGCTAAGACCTTAATATCTGGTGACAAGTTTGAAACTAAGTATAATGGTTCTATTGATACTGAAAATCAGGAGAATAAGTTTATTTATAATTCTGATGTTATAAACAGTGAAGGGCCGGGTACTAGGGGAATAACTGAATATGAGGATGTTTCCTAG
- a CDS encoding AAA family ATPase, with protein sequence MVKRFTYLNKLDKLRDTEEIKIITGVRRSGKTHLLKEYMKKLNKEGIPEENIIYISFESNRYNHIKDGISLNKWVYEKTENVDGKVYLFFDEVHKVSNWEESINGYRVDYDADIYVTGSYGHRSGILLSIQ encoded by the coding sequence ATGGTTAAAAGATTTACATACCTTAATAAACTAGATAAATTAAGGGATACGGAAGAAATTAAAATAATAACAGGAGTTAGACGATCTGGTAAAACACACCTTCTCAAAGAATACATGAAAAAATTAAATAAAGAGGGCATACCTGAAGAAAATATAATTTATATTTCTTTTGAATCAAATAGATATAATCATATCAAGGACGGTATATCTTTAAATAAGTGGGTCTATGAAAAAACAGAGAATGTGGATGGAAAAGTTTATTTATTCTTTGATGAAGTCCATAAAGTTAGTAATTGGGAAGAAAGTATTAATGGTTACAGGGTTGATTATGATGCAGATATTTATGTTACTGGATCATATGGGCATAGATCAGGGATTTTATTATCTATTCAATGA
- a CDS encoding ATP-binding protein has product MELIKRKFNITIGKINNLEVDFVCKRPGKTFYVQVSESINDPVIRKREFTSLEKIKDNYPKYIITTDQINYSHNGIIHLNILEFLKKENI; this is encoded by the coding sequence TTGGAATTAATAAAAAGAAAATTCAATATTACTATAGGAAAAATTAATAATTTAGAAGTAGATTTTGTATGTAAACGACCTGGTAAAACGTTCTATGTTCAAGTATCTGAGAGTATAAATGATCCTGTAATTAGAAAACGTGAATTCACATCACTAGAAAAAATTAAAGATAACTATCCTAAATATATTATTACTACTGATCAGATTAATTATTCTCACAATGGTATAATACATTTGAATATACTTGAATTTCTTAAAAAAGAAAACATATGA
- a CDS encoding nucleotidyltransferase domain-containing protein: MNKRVAIAQKFAKSLASDKIKTIILFGSVARGEDTELSDIDLLIVTDYWEELDNEISKLVGRVMIEEDELISTHIMDTYHFNTTQDYSFLSNVLREGVILV, encoded by the coding sequence ATGAATAAACGAGTTGCGATTGCCCAAAAATTTGCTAAAAGTCTAGCATCTGATAAGATTAAAACTATTATTTTGTTTGGATCTGTTGCACGTGGTGAAGATACTGAATTATCAGATATAGATTTACTAATTGTTACAGATTATTGGGAAGAATTGGATAATGAAATTTCAAAACTGGTTGGTAGAGTTATGATTGAAGAAGATGAATTAATATCAACTCATATCATGGATACCTATCATTTTAACACAACACAAGATTATTCATTTTTATCTAATGTATTAAGAGAAGGTGTTATCCTTGTCTGA
- a CDS encoding HEPN domain-containing protein, whose product MDEQEINDYKIKAQRKLDSGKLLYENGYYSESVTQFFYAMLLIAKALLLTRDYVTGKQKRIIDGINQIFVLKENFNKNIFKNFARTQDLRQTIDYEARDYITQEIAFEKMKECEDFIKECEKFF is encoded by the coding sequence TTGGATGAACAAGAAATAAATGATTATAAAATTAAAGCACAACGAAAACTTGATTCTGGAAAACTATTATATGAAAATGGATATTATAGCGAGTCAGTAACTCAATTTTTTTATGCTATGCTTCTAATAGCAAAGGCATTACTATTAACAAGAGATTACGTAACTGGAAAACAAAAAAGAATAATTGATGGTATTAACCAAATTTTTGTTCTAAAAGAAAATTTTAATAAGAATATTTTTAAAAATTTTGCTAGAACACAAGATCTTAGACAAACAATAGATTATGAAGCAAGAGATTATATTACTCAAGAAATTGCATTCGAAAAAATGAAAGAATGTGAAGATTTCATAAAAGAATGTGAAAAATTTTTTTAA
- a CDS encoding nucleotidyltransferase domain-containing protein — protein MDKRLRIAQEFANNIKNNEIKRIILFGSVARGEDNDDSDIDILIISNNQENLEDKISEEKYNIITKYRELISAHVISEKHYEETKNYSFLTNIRNEGIILG, from the coding sequence ATGGATAAACGTCTAAGAATTGCTCAAGAATTTGCAAATAATATTAAAAATAATGAAATTAAAAGGATAATACTTTTTGGATCAGTTGCAAGAGGCGAAGATAATGACGACTCAGATATAGACATATTAATAATTTCTAACAATCAAGAAAATCTAGAAGATAAAATTTCTGAAGAAAAATATAATATTATAACAAAATACAGAGAATTAATATCAGCACATGTAATAAGTGAAAAACACTATGAGGAAACAAAAAATTATTCTTTTTTAACCAATATAAGAAATGAAGGGATTATACTTGGATGA
- a CDS encoding Ig-like domain repeat protein has translation MTIENNKTVNTTIILTINDEIDNKPVNGGNITLTDNNGKVISQASVNNGKATFTITTLKEGEHNLKATYNGHKNIYNTTKDNIKVTIEKIKTDITATITNNTKGNVTVEIRAFDEYSRPLKDHEVEVTLPNKTSIKTSTDKNGKLIITDPTITEGNTKITVTIKDTDDIMGSTKTIPVTVIPDYPKIIEELNKSIQDLNKTIQDKEKTISNLTKTINDLNKTIKNLNNTVEEQKISINNLTKTIQDKEETINNLNKTIQDLKENNKKLEDEINKLSQELDKLERTTVITGEQKGNTVGNTTINVKLENQIRNPIKNATVKVLTTNKTILGQAKTDNNGKATIPVNMNTTQPINIIYEGNSQYTKSESTLTVIVNKINVTITLSPVNGIIGENIKLTARLRDQNGNPVNGGNLVFKLNGKTLRNDGRFDSKAPAMKFKVVNGLVTYTIKADLYIRNTKNLTAAYSGTYKYKEAKSSTVTAQIKKRNAKLTLTTTPKTQQQYNKITFTAKLADTTPNTNNTTAMSTNTKVIFKVNGKTIKDKTGKNLQVKVVNNTATYKYTVPAGMGGINKDGSIRDYKVEAVLISDIYYPDTKDDATFNVERKPVKINITRTSINSKNVLNVQATIKDFKCNKIIGSNNVALKINGKSYINPATGKVKYWSVKNGVVNLKGIQVNTSITVKKVMLVTGDRQAYLGGRTETTKIIKA, from the coding sequence ATGACTATAGAAAACAATAAAACAGTGAACACAACAATTATCCTAACAATCAATGACGAAATAGATAACAAACCAGTAAATGGTGGAAACATAACACTAACAGACAATAATGGCAAAGTTATCAGTCAAGCATCCGTAAATAACGGTAAGGCAACATTCACTATAACTACCTTAAAAGAAGGAGAACACAACCTAAAAGCAACATACAATGGCCATAAAAACATTTATAACACAACAAAAGACAATATAAAAGTCACAATAGAAAAAATAAAAACAGACATTACAGCAACAATAACAAACAATACAAAAGGAAATGTGACAGTAGAAATAAGAGCATTTGATGAATATTCAAGACCATTAAAAGACCATGAAGTAGAAGTAACACTACCAAACAAGACAAGCATTAAAACCAGCACAGACAAAAATGGAAAACTCATAATAACTGATCCTACAATAACAGAAGGAAACACGAAAATAACAGTAACGATAAAAGACACAGACGATATCATGGGAAGCACTAAAACAATTCCAGTAACAGTAATACCTGACTACCCAAAAATCATAGAAGAACTGAATAAAAGCATACAAGACCTAAACAAGACAATACAGGACAAAGAAAAAACCATAAGTAATCTAACCAAGACAATAAACGACCTTAATAAGACAATTAAAAACTTAAATAACACAGTAGAAGAACAGAAGATAAGTATAAACAATCTAACTAAGACAATACAAGACAAAGAAGAAACCATAAATAACTTAAACAAGACAATACAAGACCTGAAAGAAAACAATAAGAAATTAGAGGATGAAATAAACAAACTATCACAAGAACTAGACAAACTAGAACGTACAACAGTAATAACCGGAGAACAAAAAGGAAACACCGTAGGAAACACAACAATAAACGTAAAACTAGAAAACCAGATAAGAAATCCGATAAAAAATGCAACAGTAAAAGTACTGACAACAAACAAAACAATACTAGGACAAGCAAAAACAGATAATAATGGAAAAGCAACAATACCAGTAAATATGAACACTACACAACCAATAAACATAATCTATGAAGGAAACAGTCAATATACAAAATCAGAAAGCACACTCACAGTAATAGTGAACAAAATCAATGTCACAATAACATTAAGTCCTGTCAATGGAATAATAGGTGAAAACATAAAACTAACAGCACGTCTAAGAGACCAAAACGGAAATCCTGTAAATGGAGGAAACCTGGTATTCAAACTCAACGGTAAAACACTAAGAAATGATGGCAGATTTGACAGCAAAGCACCAGCAATGAAATTCAAAGTAGTAAACGGACTAGTAACATACACAATCAAAGCAGACCTCTACATAAGAAACACTAAAAACCTAACAGCAGCATATAGTGGAACATACAAATACAAAGAAGCAAAAAGCAGCACAGTAACTGCCCAGATCAAGAAACGAAACGCTAAACTAACATTAACCACAACACCAAAAACACAGCAACAATACAATAAGATAACATTCACGGCAAAACTAGCCGACACAACACCAAACACCAATAACACTACAGCAATGAGCACAAATACCAAAGTAATTTTCAAAGTAAACGGTAAAACAATAAAAGACAAGACAGGAAAGAACCTGCAAGTAAAAGTGGTTAACAATACTGCAACCTACAAGTACACTGTACCAGCAGGTATGGGTGGAATCAATAAGGACGGGTCAATACGTGACTACAAGGTAGAAGCAGTACTCATAAGTGACATATACTATCCAGACACAAAAGACGATGCAACATTCAATGTAGAGAGAAAACCGGTGAAAATCAATATAACTCGGACAAGCATTAACAGTAAAAACGTGTTAAATGTACAGGCAACAATCAAAGACTTCAAATGCAATAAGATCATCGGATCAAATAATGTTGCCCTTAAAATTAATGGTAAATCCTATATTAATCCGGCAACTGGTAAAGTAAAATACTGGAGTGTTAAAAACGGAGTAGTAAACCTTAAGGGTATACAAGTAAATACGTCAATCACTGTTAAAAAGGTAATGCTTGTTACTGGTGATAGACAGGCTTACCTTGGAGGCAGAACGGAAACTACAAAGATCATAAAAGCTTAA
- a CDS encoding tyrosine-type recombinase/integrase has protein sequence MNIEELLIEKDNLINIEFNTRSNATKKNYNIIISNFIRWCKNNNHTYITDDNNRKIINLYLNYLMTKTNNVTNDKLSNYTINQYIKKVLYFLRYCQIKTNKPKLFKGAYKYNDRKYITIQDLEKLLENTKDQREEIILKILFYTGLRVNELVNIKVTDYQLSPEDEEKNKILTIKGKGSKTRHVLIPYKLNKQIKTYLQNEHNNHPYLINSYRNNNNKPLTTNQVRYLLRDICKKTDIKYNTNYTDYVTPHVLRHAHAIYLLENNISLNSLQNLLGHSNLSTTSIYTTINDNKAISELSNLNLF, from the coding sequence ATGAACATAGAAGAACTACTAATAGAAAAAGACAATCTCATAAACATAGAATTTAACACAAGATCCAATGCAACCAAAAAAAATTATAACATCATAATCTCAAACTTCATAAGATGGTGCAAAAACAACAACCACACCTATATCACAGACGACAATAATAGGAAAATAATCAACTTATACCTGAATTACCTAATGACAAAAACAAACAACGTAACAAATGACAAACTAAGCAACTACACAATAAACCAATACATAAAAAAAGTATTATACTTCCTCAGATACTGCCAAATAAAAACAAACAAACCCAAACTCTTCAAAGGAGCATACAAATACAACGACAGAAAATACATAACAATACAAGACCTGGAAAAACTATTAGAAAACACCAAAGACCAAAGAGAAGAAATCATACTGAAAATATTATTCTACACAGGACTCAGAGTAAACGAACTAGTAAACATAAAAGTAACAGACTACCAACTATCACCAGAAGATGAAGAAAAAAACAAAATCCTAACAATAAAAGGAAAAGGAAGCAAAACAAGACACGTACTAATACCATACAAACTAAACAAACAAATAAAAACATACCTACAAAACGAACATAACAATCACCCATACCTAATAAACTCATATAGAAACAACAATAACAAGCCATTAACAACAAACCAGGTCAGATACTTGCTAAGAGACATCTGCAAAAAAACTGATATAAAATATAATACAAACTATACTGATTATGTAACACCACACGTACTAAGACACGCACATGCAATATACCTACTAGAAAACAATATAAGCCTAAACTCGCTACAAAACCTATTAGGTCACAGTAACCTAAGCACAACATCCATATATACAACAATCAATGACAACAAGGCAATATCCGAACTAAGTAACCTAAACCTATTTTAA
- a CDS encoding MFS transporter gives MNTHLKDKQQLLILFILAASLLTVAQSIITTGIVYLMSDFSVSSTQAQWSYSAFLLVVGVMIPLSAYISRKYSARSIFFFSLITFLIGSIICYFSTSMIVLIIGRILQAVGNGVIMPYVQILLLRIIPEEKWQTYMGVYGLVMAIAPVIGSFLGGFVIAFYGWRELFSFFTIATIILIILGIIFVKDNTPTEDYPLDYLSVILSIVGFAGVMLGFTNVADYGFTHLWVILPMIIGFITIILFVKRQFKLEKPLVNLSVLKNKYFLVGTTVICILFAGLNACTALLPVFIQGIAYNSAIISASVLLPGGLLIIVFNIIGPLLTNRIGIKKVLIIGCVISIIGIITMMFYTQNSSFEFMTITQSIRYIGIGLILMPATTWTLTMVSDKVEDGTAVNNTLRQIFAAIGSSMGIVILAILAGGSIGHNTASVIAFNQTSLILLVLHLVILILTILFIDEKDKILMQDP, from the coding sequence ATGAATACACATTTAAAAGACAAACAACAACTGTTAATACTGTTTATATTAGCGGCAAGCCTACTCACAGTAGCTCAATCAATCATCACAACAGGAATAGTATACCTGATGAGCGACTTTTCAGTATCATCAACACAGGCACAATGGTCATACTCAGCATTCCTACTAGTAGTAGGAGTAATGATACCCCTAAGTGCATACATATCACGAAAATATAGTGCAAGATCAATATTCTTCTTTTCCCTAATCACATTTCTCATAGGCTCAATCATATGTTATTTCTCAACTTCAATGATAGTTCTAATTATAGGCAGAATTCTTCAAGCAGTTGGAAACGGAGTTATAATGCCATACGTCCAAATATTACTGCTAAGAATCATCCCTGAAGAAAAATGGCAAACCTATATGGGAGTATATGGACTGGTAATGGCAATAGCACCAGTAATAGGTTCCTTTTTAGGAGGATTTGTCATAGCATTCTATGGCTGGAGAGAATTATTCTCATTCTTCACAATAGCAACAATAATCCTTATAATATTAGGAATAATATTTGTAAAAGACAATACCCCAACAGAAGATTACCCATTGGACTACCTTTCTGTTATATTGTCAATAGTAGGATTTGCAGGAGTAATGCTTGGTTTCACAAATGTTGCAGATTATGGATTCACACACTTATGGGTAATTTTACCAATGATAATAGGATTCATAACCATAATATTATTTGTAAAACGCCAATTTAAGTTAGAAAAACCTTTAGTTAACCTATCCGTACTTAAAAACAAGTATTTCCTGGTTGGAACAACTGTTATCTGCATTCTATTTGCAGGTTTAAATGCATGTACCGCACTTCTACCAGTATTCATACAGGGAATAGCATACAATTCTGCAATTATATCCGCTTCAGTACTCCTACCAGGTGGATTATTAATAATTGTCTTCAATATAATCGGCCCATTACTTACAAACAGGATAGGAATCAAGAAGGTCCTGATTATAGGATGTGTCATATCCATTATAGGAATAATAACTATGATGTTCTATACCCAGAATTCATCCTTCGAGTTCATGACCATAACCCAGTCAATACGATATATAGGTATAGGTCTGATCCTGATGCCAGCAACAACATGGACTTTAACCATGGTATCCGACAAGGTTGAAGATGGAACTGCAGTCAACAATACTTTAAGACAGATTTTTGCAGCAATAGGATCATCAATGGGAATTGTTATACTGGCTATTCTGGCCGGAGGAAGCATAGGACATAATACTGCTTCAGTCATAGCATTCAATCAGACTTCCCTGATTTTACTAGTATTACATCTGGTCATACTTATTCTGACCATACTATTTATTGATGAAAAAGATAAAATACTAATGCAAGATCCCTGA